A part of Oncorhynchus clarkii lewisi isolate Uvic-CL-2024 chromosome 17, UVic_Ocla_1.0, whole genome shotgun sequence genomic DNA contains:
- the LOC139371154 gene encoding aflatoxin B1 aldehyde reductase member 3 — translation MLLGGRVGLCVFHQRLASGSKYLPLIVYHHRNMSSTGSTQLKRPISLLGSMAFGERADAETSTKMVKAYLERGHNDLDTAFMYTDGQAETIIGGMNLPKTVSIATKANPWEGKTLKPESVRSQLDTSLKRLRTQCVDLFYLHAPDHQNPILDTLQACHELYKEGKFKELGLSNYAAWEVAEIFTICRHNNWILPTVYQGMYNATTRQVETELLPCLRYYSIRFYAYNPLAGGLLTGKYHYQDKEGSQPSGRFFGNNWAGAYRDRYWKESHFQAIDLVQKAMETAYGSNKPSMTSAALRWMYHHSHLKGDLGDGVIIGMSSMEQLDQNLSASEDGPLDERVVEAFKHAWDLVAHECPNYFR, via the exons ATGCTTTTGGGAGGAAGAGTAGGCTTGTGTGTATTTCACCAAAGACTCGCTTCAGGATCCAAGTATTTACCGTTGATTGTTTATCATCATCGCAACATGTCTTCGACCGGATCAACACAATTGAAACGCCCGATTTCACTACTGGGATCGATGGCGTTTGGGGAGCGTGCTGACGCGGAGACAAGCACAAAAATGGTGAAAGCCTACTTGGAGCGCGGCCACAATGATTTGGACACTGCCTTCATGTacacagacggacaggcagaaaCTATCATTGGGGGAATGAATCTACCCAAAACGG TGAGCATTGCCACCAAGGCCAACCCCTGGGAAGGAAAGACCCTGAAACCAGAGAGTGTGCGTTCTCAGCTGGACACTTCTCTGAAGAGACTGCGTACACAGTGTGTGGACCTCTTCTACCTCCATGCTCCAGACCATCAGAACCCCATTCTGGACACACTGCAGGCCTGCCATGAGCTCTACAAAGAG GGGAAATTTAAGGAGCTTGGCTTATCAAACTATGCTGCATGGGAAGTGGCTGAAATCTTTACCATCTGCCGACACAACAACTGGATTCTTCCCACTGTTTATCAG GGAATGTACAATGCCACCACACGACAGGTGGAGACAGAACTGCTACCATGTCTGAGATACTACAGCATCAGATTCTATGCATACAACCCTCTAGCAG GGGGCCTTCTCACAGGGAAGTACCATTATCAGGACAAAGAAGGTTCTCAGCCTTCAGGACGTTTCTTTGGTAACAACTGGGCTGGTGCTTACAGAGACAG GTACTGGAAAGAGAGCCACTTCCAGGCGATAGACCTTGTTCAGAAGGCCATGGAGACAGCGTATGGCTCTAACAAACCCTCCATGACATCTGCTGCTCTACGCTGGATGTACCACCACTCCCACCTCAAG GGTGATTTGGGAGATGGTGTAATCATTGGGATGTCCAGTATGGAGCAGCTAGATCAAAACCTTTCTGCCTCTGAGGATGGGCCGCTGGATGAGCGTGTGGTGGAGGCATTCAAACATGCCTGGGACCTGGTGGCCCACGAGTGCCCCAATTACTTCCGCTAG